In a genomic window of Candidatus Marinarcus aquaticus:
- a CDS encoding efflux RND transporter permease subunit, translated as MISSFFIKRPVFAGVLSIVIFLTGLIAMFNLPIEQYPRVLPPQIIVSASYPGASADTIAKTVAAPLEEQINGAKNMLYMNSVAEDSGRLSINIFFEVGTDPDSAKIDVNNRVQAALAKMPEQVQRLGVVVGERSPSILQFIMLQSPNNTYDSIYLSNYALLNMVESLKRVKGVGDARIFGAKDYSIRIWMDPLKLSKYELATTDVITAIQEQNNQYAAGKIAAEPIANKQMYTYTIQTPKRLEDPKQFGDIVIRANEDGSSLKLKDIANIDLGAGDYSMQTRLNNAASIPIGIFLQSGANALDTANAISEALKEAQKNFPEDMTYSIPYDSTKFISASIEEVVKTFVEALILVILIIFLFLQSWRATIIPFIAVPISIVGAFAGMYALGFSINLLTLFGLVLAIGIVVDDAIIVIENIERHMEEGHKPKEAAFIAMREVTGALIAIILVLGAIFIPVAFMGGLSGEMYRQFAITIVISVLISGFVALTLTPALCVKILKNKKHEPKGFFKWFNEMFAKATQGYSYLVKKTIRFSLISVLLYAGLLFISYDMFKSMKTGLLPDEDQGTIFIFGFNPPGYSLSKSLELSEEINAIIEKDPNVANIITLAGYDFTTSAQRTHTVATIIKLKDWDERPNPEQEAQALLQKFSKQLMGTSEGFSFAVVPPPIMGMSVTGGFDMYVQDRTGGSIEDLGNVVNKVLEKARTRPELVGVRTALSATIPQFKVDVDIEKAKAKGVSINDIYSTINATFGSYYVNDFSLYGRTYRVNLQATDEYRNNIDDFQKVFVRSSNGELLPINSFITYKKVVGADIIERFNLFQAAKVSGQPAPGYSSGDALNAIEEVANEILPEGYTISWTGTAYQEKQIGGSSAQAFIFGVVFLFLILCALYERWLLPISVVLAVPFAIFGAILATNLRSLDNNIYFQIGLLVLAGLAAKNAILIVEFALQKRKEGFNLVDAALEAAKVRLRPIIMTSLAFTVGVLPLAISSGAGAASKHSIGTGVIGGMLTATFIAILFIPLFYILISKLSKEKSE; from the coding sequence ATGATATCTTCATTTTTTATTAAAAGACCTGTTTTTGCAGGAGTTTTATCGATTGTTATCTTTTTAACGGGGCTGATTGCCATGTTCAATCTTCCCATTGAACAGTATCCAAGAGTATTGCCTCCACAAATTATTGTAAGTGCCTCTTACCCAGGAGCAAGTGCCGATACGATTGCTAAGACTGTTGCAGCACCCCTTGAAGAACAAATCAATGGTGCTAAAAACATGCTTTACATGAACTCAGTTGCAGAAGACAGTGGACGATTAAGTATCAACATCTTCTTTGAAGTAGGAACCGACCCTGATTCAGCGAAGATTGATGTCAATAACCGTGTTCAAGCAGCGTTGGCAAAAATGCCTGAACAAGTCCAACGATTGGGTGTTGTGGTAGGGGAGAGAAGTCCAAGTATTTTGCAGTTTATTATGCTTCAATCACCCAACAATACCTATGACAGCATCTATTTATCAAACTATGCCTTACTCAATATGGTTGAGTCATTAAAACGTGTAAAAGGTGTCGGGGATGCTCGAATTTTTGGTGCTAAAGATTATTCTATTCGAATTTGGATGGACCCGTTAAAACTCTCTAAATATGAATTAGCTACGACGGATGTTATCACAGCGATTCAAGAGCAAAATAACCAATACGCTGCAGGTAAAATTGCAGCTGAACCCATTGCTAATAAGCAAATGTATACGTATACCATTCAAACACCTAAACGACTCGAAGACCCTAAACAGTTTGGTGATATTGTCATTCGAGCCAATGAAGATGGAAGTAGCCTAAAACTCAAAGACATTGCCAATATCGACTTAGGAGCAGGTGATTACAGTATGCAAACACGACTGAATAACGCAGCATCTATTCCCATTGGTATTTTTTTACAAAGTGGTGCGAATGCACTAGATACCGCCAATGCCATTTCAGAAGCTTTAAAGGAAGCACAAAAAAACTTCCCTGAAGATATGACATACAGTATTCCATACGACAGTACAAAGTTTATTTCAGCGTCCATTGAAGAAGTGGTTAAAACATTCGTTGAAGCCTTGATTTTAGTAATTTTAATCATCTTCTTGTTTTTACAAAGTTGGCGAGCAACCATTATCCCATTTATTGCTGTACCAATATCAATTGTGGGTGCCTTTGCAGGTATGTATGCCTTAGGATTCAGTATCAACTTACTGACGCTGTTTGGTCTGGTTCTGGCCATTGGAATCGTTGTAGATGATGCCATTATTGTTATTGAGAACATCGAACGTCACATGGAAGAGGGGCACAAACCCAAAGAAGCAGCCTTTATTGCCATGCGTGAAGTTACAGGTGCCTTAATTGCAATTATCTTAGTTCTTGGAGCCATTTTCATTCCGGTTGCTTTTATGGGAGGTCTCTCTGGTGAGATGTATCGACAGTTTGCTATTACCATTGTTATCTCTGTGTTGATTTCAGGATTTGTAGCATTAACACTGACCCCGGCTCTTTGTGTAAAGATTTTAAAAAACAAAAAACATGAACCCAAAGGATTTTTCAAATGGTTCAATGAAATGTTTGCAAAAGCAACACAAGGGTACTCCTATTTGGTTAAAAAAACCATACGCTTCTCTTTAATCTCTGTGTTGCTTTATGCGGGCTTATTGTTTATTTCATACGATATGTTCAAATCGATGAAAACAGGGCTTTTGCCTGATGAAGACCAAGGGACGATTTTCATCTTTGGATTTAACCCTCCGGGATACTCTTTATCAAAGTCATTGGAGCTTTCTGAAGAGATCAATGCCATCATTGAAAAAGATCCAAACGTAGCAAATATTATTACGCTTGCAGGTTATGACTTTACAACCTCAGCTCAAAGAACGCACACGGTTGCAACAATTATTAAACTTAAAGATTGGGATGAGCGACCCAATCCAGAACAAGAGGCACAAGCACTGTTGCAAAAGTTCAGTAAACAACTCATGGGTACGAGTGAAGGGTTCTCTTTTGCCGTTGTACCACCACCTATTATGGGGATGAGTGTTACGGGTGGATTTGATATGTATGTACAAGACCGTACAGGTGGAAGCATTGAAGATTTAGGTAATGTGGTGAATAAGGTTTTGGAAAAGGCTCGAACAAGACCAGAACTTGTGGGTGTCAGAACAGCACTTTCTGCCACCATTCCACAGTTTAAAGTGGATGTAGACATTGAAAAAGCCAAAGCAAAAGGGGTAAGTATCAATGATATTTACAGCACCATTAATGCCACTTTTGGAAGTTACTATGTCAATGACTTCTCACTGTATGGAAGAACCTATCGAGTAAACCTACAAGCAACCGATGAGTACCGAAACAATATTGATGATTTTCAAAAAGTGTTTGTACGTTCAAGCAATGGAGAGTTACTCCCTATTAACTCATTTATTACCTATAAAAAAGTGGTGGGGGCAGATATTATTGAAAGGTTTAACCTTTTTCAAGCAGCAAAAGTCTCTGGACAACCAGCTCCGGGATACAGTTCAGGGGATGCACTGAATGCCATTGAAGAGGTTGCCAATGAAATTTTACCTGAAGGGTATACCATCAGTTGGACAGGTACGGCATATCAAGAGAAACAAATTGGTGGAAGTTCAGCACAAGCGTTTATTTTTGGGGTTGTATTCCTATTCTTAATTCTGTGTGCCCTCTATGAGAGATGGTTGCTCCCAATCTCCGTTGTTTTAGCCGTACCATTTGCAATCTTTGGGGCAATTTTAGCAACGAACTTACGAAGCTTAGATAACAACATCTACTTCCAAATTGGACTGCTTGTGCTTGCTGGACTTGCTGCTAAAAATGCCATTTTGATTGTCGAGTTTGCTCTGCAAAAACGAAAAGAAGGGTTTAACTTAGTGGATGCAGCATTAGAAGCAGCAAAAGTGAGACTTCGTCCAATTATTATGACCTCATTGGCATTTACCGTTGGGGTTTTACCACTTGCAATTAGTAGTGGTGCAGGTGCTGCAAGTAAGCACTCAATTGGTACTGGTGTTATTGGAGGAATGTTAACGGCAACCTTTATTGCCATTTTATTCATTCCACTCTTTTATATCTTAATCTCAAAGTTGAGTAAAGAGAAATCTGAATAA
- a CDS encoding efflux RND transporter periplasmic adaptor subunit has translation MITQKKCLLVGSKLLITTTLILGFTACSDEQKKPQNATAQNAGLPVQVFSVKNEKVTTTKSYPALIKPFEEADVNARVQGILKKKHFKEGEFVHKGQLLYTIEQDTYKANLDQAQANYNKANKDYKRAQALLESKAISVQDYDAYVYTYEDAKAKLTQAKIEYGYTTVTSPIDGIAGIKKSDIGDLVGSNDDNSLLITITAIDPVHVEFSLTKDDISSFLSQIRAGKSEIAIENGGHKVTGGMIDYIAPKLDSQTDTLLLRAKFENTNNELIVGNFTKVEISNLSLGDVFVVPENAVLKTAQANIVYVIDANGIAKVRPVLTGDLVTKGIVIKDGIKANEQIVISNLAKLRPDTKVQIVNKAKQL, from the coding sequence ATGATAACACAGAAGAAGTGCCTTTTAGTAGGTTCAAAATTATTAATTACAACCACACTTATTTTAGGGTTCACTGCATGCAGCGATGAACAAAAAAAACCGCAAAATGCAACAGCACAAAATGCTGGACTGCCTGTACAGGTTTTCAGTGTCAAAAATGAAAAGGTGACAACAACAAAAAGTTACCCAGCTTTAATCAAACCTTTTGAAGAAGCAGATGTGAATGCCCGAGTGCAAGGTATCTTAAAGAAAAAACATTTTAAAGAGGGTGAATTCGTTCACAAAGGCCAACTGCTTTATACCATTGAGCAAGATACATACAAAGCCAATTTAGACCAAGCACAAGCCAATTATAACAAAGCCAATAAAGATTATAAAAGAGCCCAAGCCCTTTTAGAGAGTAAAGCCATCAGTGTACAAGATTATGATGCGTATGTTTATACCTATGAAGATGCCAAAGCGAAACTCACTCAAGCAAAAATTGAGTACGGGTATACCACTGTCACCTCTCCTATTGATGGAATTGCAGGTATTAAAAAGAGTGATATTGGAGATTTAGTTGGAAGCAATGATGATAATTCTCTGCTTATAACCATTACAGCCATTGATCCTGTGCATGTTGAATTTTCATTGACTAAAGATGATATTTCAAGCTTTTTATCTCAAATTCGAGCAGGGAAAAGTGAAATTGCTATTGAAAATGGTGGTCACAAAGTGACAGGTGGAATGATTGATTATATTGCTCCAAAACTGGATTCTCAAACGGATACCTTACTTTTAAGAGCAAAGTTTGAAAACACAAATAATGAACTGATTGTAGGGAATTTCACGAAAGTAGAGATCTCCAATCTCTCTTTAGGCGATGTTTTTGTAGTTCCTGAAAATGCGGTTTTAAAAACAGCCCAAGCAAATATTGTGTATGTGATTGATGCCAACGGTATTGCCAAAGTACGACCTGTCCTCACCGGTGATTTAGTTACGAAAGGTATAGTAATCAAAGATGGTATCAAAGCCAATGAACAAATTGTTATAAGTAACCTTGCAAAACTCAGACCTGACACAAAAGTTCAAATAGTCAATAAAGCGAAACAGCTATGA
- a CDS encoding TolC family protein, producing the protein MKKIYFIFLTPLFMWGHTLNELLDLSLQNRMVNAYQYNLEALQYEYKGVKSSYYPSVDVGASYSSTNKETASVPDKGSQAYGKVSLTLFDGGKRENTFFKYQSDIKSSEQTLNSVKNQIALDVVTYYYNYLSLLAQQEAKQKEIEQLQAQYKRLEKFFEVGSTTEDELQKIISRVQSSNVDLHEIELQLETITHNLEYITGQPVKIEAGAVLEAPKNNLTMNRADIKALEYDVEASDNAADIEKGDYFPTITLNDTYTYYDLKYENSAYESSIDEQNVFSVNLTWNIFSFGETMNKTESKYKKYLSLKSQYEYEKNRANVDLQLANRAYEIAKMKIKSAQAGLEAAQTAYEVIKSKFQNGLIDNVAYLEALTEKYDAISTLKAAKYDLEVKKATIFYHSGENLKDYVQ; encoded by the coding sequence TTGAAAAAAATATATTTTATTTTTTTAACTCCCCTTTTTATGTGGGGGCATACATTAAACGAATTATTGGATTTATCACTGCAAAATAGAATGGTAAACGCTTACCAATACAACTTAGAAGCTTTGCAATATGAATATAAAGGAGTCAAAAGCAGTTACTACCCAAGTGTGGATGTAGGTGCCAGTTACTCATCAACCAATAAAGAGACGGCTTCAGTACCTGACAAAGGTTCTCAAGCATATGGGAAAGTGAGCTTGACACTTTTTGATGGAGGAAAAAGAGAGAATACCTTTTTTAAATATCAAAGTGACATCAAGAGTTCAGAACAGACTTTAAATTCCGTCAAAAACCAAATTGCCTTGGATGTGGTAACATACTACTACAACTATCTCTCCTTGTTAGCTCAACAAGAGGCCAAACAAAAAGAGATTGAACAACTTCAAGCACAATACAAACGACTGGAAAAATTCTTTGAAGTAGGCAGTACAACAGAAGATGAACTGCAAAAAATTATTTCACGTGTGCAAAGTTCCAATGTTGACCTACATGAAATTGAGTTACAACTTGAAACCATCACACATAATTTGGAGTATATTACAGGTCAACCTGTTAAGATTGAAGCCGGAGCCGTTTTAGAAGCACCTAAGAACAATCTCACAATGAATCGTGCGGATATCAAAGCGTTGGAGTATGATGTAGAAGCATCAGACAATGCTGCAGATATTGAAAAAGGGGATTATTTCCCAACGATCACTCTTAATGACACCTACACATACTATGATTTGAAGTATGAAAACAGTGCTTATGAGAGCTCTATAGATGAACAAAATGTTTTTTCAGTTAACTTAACATGGAACATCTTCTCATTTGGTGAAACAATGAATAAAACAGAATCCAAATACAAAAAATATTTGAGTCTGAAATCTCAATATGAGTATGAAAAGAACAGAGCAAATGTTGATTTACAGCTGGCAAATCGAGCATATGAAATTGCAAAAATGAAAATTAAATCGGCTCAAGCAGGTTTAGAAGCTGCTCAAACGGCTTATGAAGTGATTAAATCAAAATTCCAAAATGGATTAATTGATAATGTAGCTTATTTAGAAGCATTAACAGAGAAGTATGACGCTATTAGTACTTTAAAAGCTGCCAAGTATGATTTAGAAGTAAAAAAAGCAACCATTTTTTATCACAGTGGAGAAAATTTAAAGGATTATGTACAATGA
- a CDS encoding MarR family winged helix-turn-helix transcriptional regulator: MDKHYLEHFFERTGKLKGYEVANFTLPLTLIYKNMFNETEHLLKTKFNMIHSELDVLAALYFNGKVLSPTELYAATVFSSGGMTKVLKKLEASGLISRVPCAKDKRSTLVKIEKQGEELVEDSLQEVLQTRKPMFDILSHKEQEDLKKILKKLTLHLSDK, translated from the coding sequence ATGGATAAACATTACTTAGAACACTTTTTCGAACGCACGGGCAAACTTAAAGGGTATGAAGTAGCAAATTTCACCCTTCCTTTGACACTGATTTATAAAAATATGTTCAATGAAACGGAGCATCTTCTAAAAACCAAGTTCAATATGATTCACTCTGAATTGGATGTGTTAGCAGCACTTTATTTTAATGGCAAAGTACTCTCTCCAACAGAGCTTTATGCTGCAACTGTATTCTCTTCAGGTGGAATGACAAAAGTGCTTAAAAAGCTTGAAGCTTCAGGTCTAATCAGTCGGGTGCCTTGTGCCAAAGATAAACGTAGTACACTCGTTAAAATTGAGAAACAAGGTGAAGAGTTAGTTGAAGATTCATTGCAAGAGGTGTTGCAAACACGAAAACCAATGTTCGATATTTTAAGCCATAAAGAGCAAGAAGATTTGAAAAAAATTCTTAAAAAGTTAACCTTACATTTAAGCGATAAATAG
- a CDS encoding hydrogenase small subunit produces MHIVIIGGGIAAVYAANHIKALDSSHEITLLSNEAYVPYDRIHLCRLINHKSTLDNIALSLHHEVKLLLNQVVTNIDTKNNTISSNEQTIHYDKLILATGSTPLSLIDVTQHKNCAVFRSASDAQLIREHTKEQEVVIVGSGSIALELLETLKDMQEIKAITLLVRAHHLYSKELSKEAQTIIEKSFLQDPRVRILYDDEIINYDIESQTIKAIETKRIKINNPFVVFGIGISPAVESFKPFVEVEKGIVVNAFMQSSHQDIYAIGECAQVKEYDYIAGHVKQCTQQAQIAVQHMLDKECEPFSLGVSTDMLKVGEFDLVEVCSADFESPFEKVVIHSKEHNRVDEYFLKGKQLVRFIGINSNVDIAYLENMMDSNSSLDLNYVYDNRLIGERGRLICSCEHLYYQDLVDLVVQTGVDGFETFKEFSSAGRVCGRCKTMIEDVIASSQELIDPLMPRKTAQQIKQEKELKEVEQRLNKFKRLHPLNQLDESNLDAAMKMVDVAQDELNSWVSMVTANMQLHPAFEPLVKQSVKTLNKVPIIWLELSDCSGNSEAFIKTTNPTLEDLIFDYISLDYHELLMSASGNQSETVLEEVIHQFKNEYVLIVEGAIPLGLDGKYLRIGPNGETGLALLQRCAKDAALILAVGSCAFDGGVVAASPNPTNAVGVAQALHREDVINITGCPTNPVNIVGTLLSYLMFEELPKLDEFNRPLWAYEGRVHDNCERRGHYELGEFVKQWGDEGAKKGWCLFEMGCKGPYAHVNCPTMKFNQGTSWPVQAGHGCMGCTEKGFFDKFANERPIQEGQEA; encoded by the coding sequence ATGCATATTGTTATCATTGGTGGAGGAATCGCAGCAGTATACGCTGCTAATCATATCAAAGCACTTGACTCCTCACATGAAATTACACTATTGAGTAATGAAGCGTATGTTCCTTATGATCGTATACATCTGTGTCGTCTTATCAATCACAAATCTACTTTAGACAATATTGCTTTGTCTTTACATCATGAAGTCAAACTTCTTTTAAATCAAGTCGTTACGAATATTGATACTAAAAACAATACCATCAGCAGTAACGAACAAACCATCCATTATGACAAACTCATTCTTGCCACAGGTTCCACTCCTCTTTCATTAATTGATGTAACACAACATAAAAATTGTGCTGTCTTTCGAAGTGCATCTGATGCACAACTTATAAGAGAACACACAAAAGAACAAGAAGTGGTGATTGTGGGAAGTGGATCCATTGCTTTAGAGCTTTTAGAGACTCTAAAAGATATGCAAGAGATTAAAGCTATTACTCTTTTAGTGCGAGCGCATCATCTCTACAGCAAAGAGTTAAGTAAAGAAGCACAAACCATCATTGAAAAAAGCTTTTTGCAAGACCCGCGTGTACGAATACTCTATGATGATGAAATCATCAATTATGATATTGAGTCACAAACCATTAAAGCCATTGAAACTAAAAGAATCAAAATAAACAACCCTTTTGTGGTGTTTGGTATTGGAATTTCTCCTGCTGTAGAGAGCTTTAAACCGTTTGTAGAAGTTGAAAAAGGCATTGTTGTTAATGCTTTTATGCAAAGCAGTCATCAAGATATTTACGCCATTGGAGAGTGTGCACAAGTTAAAGAGTATGACTATATTGCAGGACATGTGAAACAGTGTACCCAACAAGCTCAAATTGCAGTGCAACATATGCTTGATAAAGAGTGTGAACCTTTTAGTTTAGGTGTATCTACAGATATGTTAAAAGTGGGTGAGTTTGATTTAGTAGAAGTGTGCAGTGCAGACTTTGAATCGCCATTTGAAAAAGTGGTTATTCATTCAAAAGAGCACAATCGAGTGGATGAATACTTTCTAAAAGGTAAACAGCTCGTACGATTTATTGGTATCAATTCCAATGTGGACATCGCATATTTAGAAAATATGATGGATTCAAACAGCAGTTTGGATTTGAATTATGTGTATGACAATCGACTCATAGGCGAGCGTGGACGTTTGATTTGCTCGTGTGAACATCTCTATTATCAAGATTTGGTGGATTTGGTGGTGCAAACAGGTGTGGATGGTTTTGAAACCTTTAAAGAGTTCAGCTCTGCTGGAAGAGTGTGTGGTCGTTGTAAAACGATGATTGAAGATGTGATTGCATCTTCGCAAGAACTCATTGATCCTCTTATGCCACGAAAAACAGCTCAACAAATCAAACAAGAAAAAGAGCTTAAAGAGGTTGAACAAAGACTCAATAAATTTAAACGACTGCATCCTTTAAACCAATTGGATGAATCCAATTTAGACGCCGCAATGAAAATGGTGGATGTCGCACAAGATGAACTGAACAGTTGGGTTTCAATGGTCACAGCCAACATGCAACTGCATCCTGCGTTTGAACCGTTGGTCAAACAGAGTGTTAAAACACTCAATAAAGTACCCATTATTTGGTTGGAACTCTCTGATTGCAGTGGTAACAGTGAAGCGTTTATTAAAACCACCAATCCCACTTTGGAGGATTTGATTTTTGACTATATCTCTTTGGATTATCACGAACTGCTTATGAGTGCCAGTGGTAATCAAAGTGAAACGGTTTTAGAAGAGGTGATTCATCAATTTAAAAATGAGTATGTACTTATTGTAGAAGGGGCCATTCCTTTAGGTTTGGATGGAAAGTATCTTCGAATAGGACCTAATGGGGAGACAGGTTTAGCGTTGTTGCAACGATGTGCCAAAGATGCAGCACTGATTTTAGCTGTAGGAAGTTGTGCATTTGATGGTGGAGTCGTAGCTGCAAGTCCCAATCCCACCAATGCCGTAGGCGTTGCACAAGCACTTCACAGAGAGGATGTGATTAATATCACGGGGTGCCCAACGAATCCTGTGAACATTGTAGGAACCCTGCTTTCATATTTGATGTTTGAAGAGCTTCCTAAGCTTGATGAGTTTAATCGACCTTTGTGGGCGTATGAGGGAAGAGTGCATGACAATTGTGAACGACGAGGGCATTATGAGTTGGGAGAGTTTGTCAAACAATGGGGCGATGAAGGGGCTAAAAAAGGGTGGTGCTTGTTTGAGATGGGATGCAAAGGGCCATATGCCCATGTGAATTGTCCTACCATGAAGTTTAACCAAGGTACCAGTTGGCCTGTTCAAGCAGGACATGGATGCATGGGATGTACTGAAAAAGGGTTTTTTGATAAGTTTGCCAATGAACGACCCATACAAGAGGGACAAGAAGCATGA
- a CDS encoding nickel-dependent hydrogenase large subunit, with protein MKKIVIDPITRIEGHLRAEIQVNEKGIVQEAYVSGQLFRGIELILKNRDPRDAGLLAGRICGVCTNSHFRGSIQAVENAYEIKTPKNASLIRDLMSMALFIQDHVVHFYQLHLLDYVDVTRALQANAKQTSKEAHLYCNRPFRNSHTHYEAVLQRVENFVQAGRLGPFSNGYWGHKAYRLSSEQNLLLLSHYFEALKFQVKISKAIAIFGGKTPHPQSLVVGGVTSVADMLNPQRLNDFLFIMKEASDFVNRAYIPDMKLLAKVYKKQMKRGEGRANGNFLSAGGYDIDEQTQLFSSGVIYAHDFDNIEVFDASKISEEVKQAWYNNENPNQVEYTDLNPDGSLKTTYHNDKYSWVKAPRYGGQTMETGPLARVFIGYAKGNETITHFTHEFLEACQLELMDLSSSVGRNCARAIETQIICEYIFKLISNLIQNVKYYDTQTWQAYDMDVYSQTAGTTFLEVPRGMLMHHVQIKNQRIQNYQVIAPTTWNASPKNGDDKRAAYEEALVGLQLHDVNQPLEVLRVLHSFDPCLACAVHVIDCQGNSMAHYKLTTG; from the coding sequence ATGAAGAAAATAGTCATTGATCCTATTACAAGAATTGAAGGGCATTTACGAGCAGAAATACAGGTCAATGAAAAAGGCATTGTCCAAGAAGCGTATGTGAGTGGACAACTCTTTCGTGGTATTGAACTGATTTTAAAAAACAGAGACCCAAGAGATGCAGGATTACTTGCAGGAAGAATTTGTGGAGTGTGTACCAATTCACACTTTAGAGGTTCCATTCAAGCTGTTGAAAATGCCTATGAGATAAAAACGCCTAAAAATGCCAGTTTAATACGTGATCTTATGAGCATGGCTCTTTTTATTCAAGACCATGTGGTGCATTTTTACCAATTGCATCTGTTGGATTATGTGGATGTGACCCGTGCTTTACAGGCCAATGCAAAACAGACCAGCAAAGAGGCACACTTGTATTGTAACCGACCTTTTAGAAACTCACACACTCATTATGAAGCGGTATTGCAACGTGTTGAGAATTTTGTACAAGCGGGGCGGTTGGGACCCTTTAGTAATGGTTACTGGGGACACAAAGCGTACAGACTTTCAAGCGAACAAAACCTTTTATTGCTTTCGCACTATTTTGAAGCCTTGAAATTTCAAGTGAAGATTTCTAAAGCCATTGCTATTTTTGGTGGGAAGACGCCTCATCCTCAAAGTTTGGTTGTAGGTGGAGTCACGAGCGTTGCAGATATGTTAAATCCTCAACGACTCAATGACTTTTTGTTTATCATGAAAGAGGCGAGTGATTTTGTCAATCGAGCCTATATTCCTGATATGAAACTTTTGGCCAAAGTCTATAAAAAGCAGATGAAAAGAGGGGAAGGCAGAGCCAATGGCAACTTTCTAAGTGCGGGTGGTTATGACATTGATGAGCAGACACAACTCTTTAGTTCAGGTGTCATCTACGCACACGATTTTGATAACATTGAAGTCTTTGATGCTTCAAAAATCAGTGAAGAGGTCAAACAAGCATGGTACAACAATGAAAATCCCAATCAGGTAGAGTACACCGATTTAAACCCTGATGGCTCTTTAAAAACCACATATCATAATGACAAATACTCTTGGGTAAAAGCACCACGTTATGGTGGCCAGACAATGGAGACGGGACCACTGGCGAGAGTTTTTATAGGTTATGCCAAAGGCAATGAAACCATAACGCATTTTACCCATGAGTTTTTAGAAGCATGCCAGTTAGAGTTAATGGATTTAAGCAGCAGTGTGGGAAGAAACTGTGCCCGAGCGATTGAGACACAAATCATTTGTGAATATATTTTTAAACTCATCTCTAATTTGATTCAAAATGTGAAGTATTATGATACTCAAACATGGCAAGCATATGATATGGATGTGTATTCACAAACAGCTGGAACGACTTTTTTAGAAGTACCTCGTGGCATGCTGATGCATCACGTTCAAATCAAAAATCAACGCATTCAAAACTATCAAGTCATTGCCCCTACGACGTGGAATGCCAGTCCTAAAAATGGGGATGATAAAAGAGCAGCTTATGAAGAGGCACTCGTAGGATTACAATTGCACGATGTGAATCAACCGTTAGAAGTATTACGTGTATTACACTCTTTTGATCCCTGTTTGGCGTGTGCGGTACATGTGATTGATTGCCAAGGAAACAGCATGGCACACTATAAATTAACAACAGGCTAA